A single candidate division SR1 bacterium Aalborg_AAW-1 DNA region contains:
- the trmB gene encoding tRNA (guanine-N(7)-)-methyltransferase, translating into MRTKSIRYTAAQDEPMMIQSGKSFFENCKGKWNSEYFKNDNPIVLELACGRGEYTVGLSQVYPDKNFIGVDIKGERMMMGLKKWKEEGNTDNKNIAFLRTIIHHIDRFFAPGEVDEIWIIHPDPRSKGHDERRRITSPRFLTMYNKILKPDGLLRLKTDDDGMFEYSREQFNIFGFQHIDSTRDLDNSPLLSDHHGIETHYGKLFKAEGRTIKYGVWQK; encoded by the coding sequence ATGCGTACAAAGTCTATCAGATACACTGCAGCTCAAGATGAACCGATGATGATTCAATCAGGAAAATCATTTTTTGAAAACTGTAAAGGAAAGTGGAATTCAGAATATTTCAAAAATGATAATCCTATCGTATTAGAACTTGCTTGTGGTCGTGGTGAATATACCGTTTGATTGTCACAAGTATATCCTGATAAGAATTTTATTGGGGTCGATATCAAAGGAGAGAGAATGATGATGGGACTGAAGAAGTGGAAGGAAGAAGGAAATACGGACAATAAGAATATTGCTTTCCTTCGTACAATTATCCACCATATTGATAGATTTTTTGCTCCATGAGAAGTAGATGAAATATGGATCATCCATCCTGATCCGAGATCCAAGGGACATGACGAGAGAAGAAGAATTACGTCTCCACGTTTTTTAACTATGTATAACAAAATATTGAAACCTGACGGACTCTTGAGATTAAAGACAGACGATGATGGTATGTTTGAGTATTCTAGGGAACAGTTTAATATATTTGGCTTTCAACATATCGATAGTACACGAGATTTGGATAATTCTCCTTTATTGTCTGATCATCATGGTATTGAGACGCATTATGGTAAACTCTTCAAAGCAGAATGAAGAACGATCAAATATGGTGTTTGGCAGAAATAA
- the epsE_3 gene encoding Type II secretion system protein E, translating to MIFVLSENLLYTIYEGKKSSYASIYYNLMNSSVDQFKDQLNNSIINADVVKIFDNLLTIGVELGASDIHIEAFEDYCRMRLRIDGELEELVQYPKSIHESIISKFKIESGQMRPDERRLPQDARVSTITLTNKEIDLRASTLPTVWGEKLVMRIVDKSKKTPKLDDLGIEGTNRDIILRQLESPNGIILTTGPTGSGKTATLYAGLNYVNSIDVNITTFEDPVENKMHGLNQSQVRSDIGFTFGSGLRAALRQDPDIIMVGEIRDGETLEMAMEAAMTGHLVFSTIHTNSSAETITRVFNLGALPYMVAGTFNLVMAQRLVRRVCSTCKKEISIKDSPRWADSVDSFRGLDSTILKNEIVSREIDPALWKRYVTEGIVVQGSGLAEDGVSKCPTCNGTGYKGRVGIFEMMEYTDEIRNFLIGGKTAYEVENYALSRGMINLERDGVLKVIKGYTTLDEVYKIVKHKHIS from the coding sequence ATGATTTTTGTGTTATCTGAGAATTTATTGTATACTATTTATGAGTGAAAAAAATCTTCATATGCTTCAATTTACTATAATCTCATGAATTCAAGTGTAGACCAATTTAAAGATCAACTTAATAATTCAATCATTAACGCTGATGTCGTTAAAATTTTTGATAATTTGTTAACAATTGGAGTAGAACTAGGTGCATCAGATATTCATATCGAAGCATTTGAAGATTATTGTAGGATGAGACTGAGAATTGATGGAGAGCTTGAAGAACTAGTACAATATCCGAAATCTATTCATGAAAGTATTATCTCTAAATTCAAGATTGAATCAGGACAAATGAGACCTGACGAAAGAAGATTGCCTCAAGATGCTAGAGTTTCAACCATTACTTTGACCAATAAAGAAATAGATCTGCGTGCTTCTACCTTACCAACCGTATGGTGAGAAAAATTGGTAATGCGTATTGTAGATAAATCTAAAAAGACACCAAAACTCGATGATCTGGGTATAGAAGGAACCAATCGTGATATTATTCTTCGCCAATTAGAAAGTCCTAACGGTATCATCTTGACAACAGGACCGACAGGATCTGGAAAGACAGCAACATTGTATGCAGGATTGAACTATGTGAATAGTATTGATGTGAATATTACTACTTTTGAAGATCCGGTGGAAAATAAGATGCACTGACTAAATCAGTCACAAGTAAGATCAGATATCTGATTTACGTTCTGATCAGGATTGAGAGCAGCATTGAGACAAGATCCTGACATTATCATGGTGTGAGAAATTCGTGATGGAGAAACTCTTGAGATGGCGATGGAAGCTGCGATGACATGACACTTGGTATTCTCTACTATCCATACGAATTCTTCTGCTGAGACTATTACGAGAGTATTTAATCTGGGTGCGTTACCGTATATGGTAGCAGGTACGTTCAATCTGGTTATGGCTCAGAGATTGGTCAGAAGGGTTTGTTCTACTTGTAAAAAAGAAATTTCTATTAAAGATTCTCCACGTTGGGCTGATTCTGTTGATTCATTCCGTTGATTAGATAGTACAATTCTTAAAAATGAAATTGTTTCAAGAGAAATTGATCCTGCATTATGGAAAAGATATGTGACTGAGGGTATCGTGGTACAATGATCATGACTTGCAGAAGATGGTGTATCCAAATGTCCTACTTGTAATGGAACATGATATAAATGAAGAGTAGGAATATTCGAAATGATGGAATATACTGATGAAATTAGAAACTTCTTAATTGGGGGTAAAACTGCTTATGAAGTTGAAAATTATGCTCTTTCAAGATGAATGATTAATTTGGAAAGAGATGGTGTCTTGAAAGTTATTAAATGATATACCACCCTTGATGAAGTGTATAAGATTGTAAAACACAAACACATTTCCTAA
- the epsF gene encoding Type II secretion system protein F: MASLNGLNKQNLLNTWDKLSASFSKPPLPVKTNFFRLLAVGQKVGLGLRESLISISMSEHNKVMKSIIDDMIEQVNQGSSLYIAMQKHDYFFSSTEIELIRAAQGMGNMPETLEGIALEMENFAQITKKIKGALTYPLTLLLFAIGATAILLVKVVPTIVTLYPNKDSLPGITQLMLNVSDFMIQWWYMLLGGVISIIVIYNVLYKYFLPFKILMDGTLLRIPTVGDAIKTFYMYRFSKLLGDFMFAGVDQISAMTQISRIFTNFFYKKKAEDIKADLNAGFTFADTIEGSNLFDPILIQIIVVGESTGNLGEILQTMSGFYKEQLLQKISAVMAFVEPILMLFIAGLIGSIVGAIYLPLIDMVNVIGG; encoded by the coding sequence ATGGCTTCTTTGAACTGATTAAATAAACAAAATTTATTAAATACGTGGGATAAACTCTCTGCATCATTTAGTAAGCCACCACTTCCTGTAAAGACAAATTTTTTCCGTTTATTGGCGGTGGGACAAAAAGTAGGACTTTGACTGAGAGAAAGTTTGATTAGTATATCGATGTCTGAACATAATAAAGTGATGAAATCAATTATTGATGATATGATTGAACAAGTCAATCAATGATCAAGTTTATATATTGCTATGCAAAAGCACGATTATTTCTTTAGTTCAACGGAGATTGAACTGATAAGAGCAGCTCAAGGAATGGGTAATATGCCCGAAACTCTAGAAGGTATCGCTCTAGAAATGGAAAATTTTGCACAAATCACCAAAAAAATTAAAGGAGCATTGACCTATCCATTAACACTATTGCTGTTCGCAATAGGAGCAACAGCGATACTTTTGGTAAAAGTAGTTCCTACTATCGTTACCTTATATCCTAATAAAGATTCCCTCCCAGGCATTACTCAATTGATGCTTAATGTCTCTGATTTTATGATTCAATGGTGGTATATGTTACTTTGAGGAGTGATATCTATTATTGTAATTTATAATGTATTATACAAATATTTTTTGCCATTCAAGATTTTGATGGATGGTACACTTCTTCGTATACCAACGGTATGAGATGCGATCAAGACATTTTACATGTATAGATTTTCTAAATTGTTGTGAGATTTTATGTTTGCTGGTGTGGATCAGATTAGTGCCATGACACAAATCTCGAGAATTTTTACAAACTTTTTTTATAAAAAGAAAGCAGAGGATATTAAGGCAGATTTGAATGCTTGATTTACTTTTGCAGATACTATTGAATGATCGAACCTTTTTGATCCAATTTTGATTCAAATTATAGTAGTGGGAGAAAGTACAGGTAATCTTTGAGAGATTTTACAAACGATGTCTGGTTTCTATAAAGAGCAACTTCTTCAAAAGATATCTGCAGTAATGGCTTTTGTGGAACCAATTTTGATGTTGTTTATCGCATGACTGATTGGTTCTATTGTGGGAGCTATCTATCTTCCGTTGATTGATATGGTAAATGTGATTGGAGGATAA
- the ppaC gene encoding putative manganese-dependent inorganic pyrophosphatase produces the protein MSHMITVLGHKVPDTDAITSALVYSYLLNKTGQEAQAVALGECNKETLFVLQQAGFAVPEIVASLPEGSIIALTDHNELGQSIDHREHYTIHSVIDHHKVANFETGYPLMMRLEPLASTNSILYKMYKEAGVEITSQIATLMLGGILSDTLHFRSPTTTAFDKKIVDELASLAGVDDIEGFALQMFAAKSDLGDISAYDLIKKVDAKDFTFGSQKSLIACIETTNPNYCLNRKEEIIETIRTIKASESYDFIVFCVIDILNETNTTIVADEIEADIVKKVFGADTVDGLADLGNRISRKKTIVPPMEEALS, from the coding sequence ATGAGTCATATGATTACTGTATTGTGACATAAAGTGCCTGATACTGATGCTATCACATCAGCTCTTGTATATTCTTACTTACTGAACAAAACGGGACAAGAAGCTCAAGCTGTTGCTCTTGGCGAATGTAATAAAGAAACGCTTTTTGTCTTACAGCAAGCAGGTTTTGCTGTCCCTGAAATTGTTGCTTCACTTCCAGAAGGATCAATAATCGCTCTTACGGATCATAACGAGTTGGGGCAAAGTATAGATCATAGAGAACATTATACTATTCATAGTGTTATCGATCATCATAAAGTAGCAAATTTTGAAACGGGATATCCGCTCATGATGAGATTAGAACCATTAGCTTCTACAAATTCCATTCTTTACAAGATGTATAAAGAAGCATGAGTAGAAATAACTTCTCAGATAGCAACCTTGATGCTTGGAGGAATTCTTTCTGATACTCTTCACTTCCGTTCACCTACGACAACTGCATTTGATAAAAAAATTGTCGATGAATTAGCATCTCTTGCTGGTGTTGATGATATTGAAGGATTTGCTCTCCAGATGTTCGCAGCAAAGTCTGATCTAGGAGATATCTCTGCCTATGATTTAATCAAAAAAGTGGATGCCAAAGACTTTACCTTTGGTTCTCAAAAGTCACTTATTGCCTGTATTGAAACGACAAACCCAAACTATTGTCTCAATCGTAAAGAAGAAATCATCGAAACTATCCGCACGATCAAGGCGTCAGAATCATATGATTTTATTGTCTTCTGTGTGATTGATATCCTCAACGAAACGAATACTACGATCGTTGCTGATGAGATCGAAGCTGATATAGTAAAAAAAGTGTTTGGTGCTGACACGGTCGATGGACTGGCTGATCTTGGTAATCGTATCTCTCGCAAGAAAACGATTGTCCCTCCTATGGAAGAAGCTTTATCATAA